The Desmodus rotundus isolate HL8 chromosome 3, HLdesRot8A.1, whole genome shotgun sequence genome includes a region encoding these proteins:
- the LOC128780388 gene encoding uncharacterized protein isoform X3, whose amino-acid sequence MRGVGDARCSFSPTGCGLGTATDAVGLLAGRPARAHAGSPAGRRGAPASAAQPAKPSVRASQNPAPWRSHPGRLFEMQIPRPRPPDTGVRRAGLGHFLKNLPGDSDADAPRKPSENSGGHATAGLGLQLQDAGRSAREPGQAWTPRYYRMQVITVFHREVNPMADALMESERKQSKTKLISKGLNRIYVSEKF is encoded by the exons ATGCGGGGGGTCGGGGACGCACGCTGTTCCTTCTCCCCAACGGGATGCGGCCTGGGCACGGCCACAGACGCGGTGGGTCTGCTGGCAGGACGCCCCGCACGAGCGCACGCGGGCAGTCCCGCAGGGAGGCGCGGGGCGCCCGCTTCCGCCGCACAGCCCGCCAAACCCTCGGTTCGCGCTTCCCAGAATCCAGCGCCCTGGAGAAGCCACCCGGGGCGGCTCTTTGAAATGCAGATCCCCAGGCCCCGCCCGCCAGACACCGGTGTGCGGCGGGCCGGGCTcgggcactttttaaaaaacctcccaggtgattctgacgcAGACGCTCCACGGAAACCCTCCGAGAATTCTGGGGGCCATGCGACTGCAGGGCTTGGCCTCCAACTCCAAGACGCGGGGAGGAGCGCCCGGGAGCCGGGCCAGGCCTGGACGCCCCGGTATTACAGG ATGCAAGTAATCACCGTGTTTCACCGGGAGGTAAACCCTATGGCAGACGCCCTCATGGAGTCAGAGCGGAAGCAGTCCAAGACCAAACTGATTAGTAAAGGACTCAACCGGATTTACGTGAGTGAAAA
- the GALNT4 gene encoding polypeptide N-acetylgalactosaminyltransferase 4: MAVRWTWAGKSCLLLALLTVAYVLVELSVSTFHASSGTGLAWERRPGQLPDSEKKAEDLSRPLYEKPPANSHALGEWGKASRLQLNEAELKQQEELIERYAINIYLSDKISLHRHIEDKRMYECKSKTFNYRQLPTTSVIIAFYNEAWSTLLRTIHSVLETSPAVLLKEIILVDDLSDRVYLKTQLETYVSNLDRVRLIRTNKREGLVRARLIGATFATGDVLTFLDCHCECNSGWLEPLLERISEDETVIICPVIDTIDWNTFEFYMQTGEPMIGGFDWRLTFQWHSVPKHERDRRKSRIDPIRSPTMAGGLFAVSKKYFEYLGTYDTGMEVWGGENLELSFRVWQCGGKLEIHPCSHVGHVFPKRAPYARPNFLQNTARAAEVWMDEYKEHFYNRNPPARKEAYGDISERKLLRERLKCKSFDWYLKNVFSNLHVPEDRPGWHGAIRSMGISSECLDYNSPDNNPTGANLSLFGCHGQGGNQFFEYTSNKEIRFNSVTELCAEVPEQKKHVGMQNCPKDGFPVPTNIIWHFKEDGTIFHPFSGLCLSAYRTPEGRADVQMRTCDALDKNQIWKFEN, translated from the coding sequence ATGGCCGTGAGGTGGACTTGGGCAGGCAAAAGCTGCCTGCTGCTGGCGCTTTTGACTGTGGCCTATGTCCTGGTGGAACTCTCGGTCTCCACTTTCCATGCCTCCTCGGGAACTGGCCTTGCCTGGGAGCGGAGGCCAGGGCAGCTCCCAGACTCCGAGAAAAAGGCAGAGGATTTGTCCCGACCGCTGTATGAGAAGCCCCCCGCGAATTCCCATGCActtggggagtgggggaaagcCAGCAGACTCCAGCTGAACGAGGCTGAACTGAAGCAGCAAGAAGAACTCATTGAGAGATATGCCATTAATATTTACCTCAGTGATAAAATTTCCCTGCACCGGCACATAGAGGATAAAAGAATGTACGAGTGTAAATCCAAGACGTTTAACTATAGGCAACTTCCCACCACCTCTGTTATCATTGCTTTCTATAATGAAGCGTGGTCGACCTTGCTCCGCACCATCCACAGTGTTCTAGAAACTTCTCCTGCAGTCCTTCTGAAGGAGATCATCTTGGTTGATGACTTGAGTGACAGAGTTTATTTGAAGACACAACTTGAAACTTATGTCAGCAATCTGGATAGAGTCCGCTTGATTAGAACAAATAAGAGGGAGGGGCTGGTTAGGGCCCGCCTGATTGGGGCCACATTTGCTACTGGGGATGTTCTCACTTTCCTGGATTGTCACTGTGAGTGTAATTCTGGTTGGTTGGAACCACTTTTGGAAAGGATCAGTGAGGATGAAACAGTAATTATTTGCCCTGTTATAGATACCATTGATTGGAATACTTTTGAATTCTACATGCAGACGGGGGAACCCATGATTGGCGGGTTTGACTGGCGCTTAACGTTCCAGTGGCACTCTGTTCCCAAGCATGAAAGGGACAGGCGGAAATCGAGAATTGACCCAATCAGATCACCCACCATGGCTGGAGGACTGTTTGCTGTCAGCAAGAAATATTTTGAGTACCTTGGAACATATGACACTGGAATGGAAGTGTGGGGAGGTGAAAACCTGGAACTGTCTTTCAGGGTGTGGCAGTGTGGAGGTAAATTGGAGATCCACCCGTGTTCCCATGTGGGCCATGTGTTCCCTAAGCGGGCTCCCTATGCTCGGCCCAATTTCCTGCAGAACACTGCTCGGGCGGCGGAAGTGTGGATGGATGAGTACAAAGAGCACTTCTACAATCGAAACCCTCCAGCAAGGAAAGAAGCTTATGGTgacatttctgaaagaaaattacTACGAGAACGACTGAAGTGCAAGAGCTTTGACTGgtatttgaaaaatgtgttttcgAATTTACATGTTCCAGAGGATAGGCCAGGCTGGCACGGAGCTATTCGCAGTATGGGCATCTCTTCTGAATGTTTAGATTATAATTCTCCTGACAACAACCCCACAGGTGCTAACCTTTCACTATTTGGATGCCATGGTCAAGGAGGCAATCAATTCTTTGAATATACTTCAAACAAAGAAATCAGGTTTAATTCTGTGACAGAGTTATGTGCGGAGGTTCCTGAGCAAAAAAAGCATGTAGGAATGCAAAATTGTCCAAAAGATGGGTTCCCTGTGCCAACAAACATTATTTGGCATTTTAAAGAAGATGGAACCATTTTTCATCCATTTTCAGGACTGTGTCTTAGTGCTTATAGGACACCTGAGGGCCGAGCTGATGTTCAGATGAGAACTTGTGATGCTCTAGATAAAAATCAAATCTGGAAGTTTGAGAACTAA